A genomic region of Dreissena polymorpha isolate Duluth1 chromosome 4, UMN_Dpol_1.0, whole genome shotgun sequence contains the following coding sequences:
- the LOC127878166 gene encoding uncharacterized protein LOC127878166 codes for MDNQDQVVFRRRSHGLSGHNDGSYLLVDDDPPEETGLRGAKSRCLWAIIIILLVVAVLNAAVTAALLYFLSITHVGMTGIEFQSGESTVRVLDDISVTELVLGEDIVTRGERDLVLSGEQILIGQDSGSKVEIAGNHTQITSGQFEIWTESGRPLFSTATPLNLDLYMVSNLHAPSMEVGSITSTRQYPDLYMEADQYLELVGTEGVHISSEGDVRLNAASEIQVQAHALIFNQSEGLFLSADLPVQSSQTVPIAAGAQYKLCVCAGSGRVFAVSGDGAGLKCDLPGAGLHPCDM; via the exons ATGGACAATCAAGACCAAGTGGTGTTCCGTCGCCGGTCCCATGGACTGTCTGGTCATAATGATGGCAGCTATCTGTTGGTGGATGATGACCCTCCTGAGGAGACGGGTCTGCGAGGAGCCAAGAGTCGATGTCTTTGGGCAATCATCATAATATTGCTTGTAGTTGCTGTGTTAAATGCAGCG GTGACAGCTGCACTGCTGTACTTCCTGTCCATCACCCATGTGGGTATGACAGGGATTGAGTTCCAGTCAGGGGAGAGCACTGTGCGTGTCCTGGATGATATCAGTGTGACAGAGCTGGTGCTGGGGGAAGACATTGTAACACGCGGAGAACGGGACCTTGTACTCTCTGGAGAACAG atcTTAATTGGACAAGACAGTGGCTCAAAAG tGGAGATTGCTGGTAACCACACACAAATTACCAGTGGTCAGTTTGAGATCTGGACTGAGTCTGGAAGACCCCTGTTCTCCACGGCAACGCCTTTGAACCTTGACCTCTACATGGTCTCTAACCTGCATGCCCCATCGATGGAAGTTGGTTCA ATAACATCCACAAGGCAGTATCCAGATCTGTACATGGAGGCTGATCAATACTTGGAGTTAGTTGGCACAGAGGGTGTTCACATATCTTCAGAAGGGGATGTTAGATTGAATGCTGCTAGTGAAATACAGGTCCAAGCGCAT GCATTGAtattcaaccaatcagaagggctcTTCCTCAGTGCCGACCTTCCAGTGCAGAGCTCCCAGACTGTACCTATAGCAGCAGGAGCCCAGTACAAGTTGTGTGTGTGCGCTGGCAGTGGGAGGGTGTTTGCTGTGTCAGGTGATGGGGCGGGGCTGAAGTGTGACCTACCTGGGGCGGGACTTCATCCATGTGATATGTGA